In Pseudomonas sp. MTM4, one genomic interval encodes:
- the mreA gene encoding metal-sensing transcriptional repressor MreA produces MSDHEHGHQHQSHGDIIKRLKRAEGHLRSIVTMIEDSRACVDIAQQLHAVEKAVCQAKRVLIQDHIDHCLEHTVEALAVGERASLEDFKQITKYL; encoded by the coding sequence ATGAGCGATCACGAACACGGCCACCAGCACCAAAGTCATGGCGACATCATCAAAAGGTTGAAGCGTGCGGAGGGCCACCTGCGCAGCATCGTCACCATGATTGAAGACAGCCGGGCCTGCGTCGACATTGCTCAGCAGCTACATGCCGTGGAAAAAGCCGTCTGCCAGGCCAAGCGTGTGCTTATCCAAGACCATATCGACCACTGTCTGGAACATACAGTCGAAGCACTTGCGGTAGGCGAGCGCGCTTCACTCGAAGACTTCAAGCAAATCACCAAGTACCTCTAG
- a CDS encoding nickel/cobalt efflux protein RcnA → MSSFAELLQQGGSQAWLYFPSAILLGALHGLEPGHSKTMMAAFIVAIRGTVKQAILLGLAATLSHTAVVWLVAMGGMYLGQNLDAETTEPYFQLASAVIIITIALWMLWRTWRGEQMWRFEEGDEHQHDHHHHDETQRIDTGHGRIELSIFEEGAPPRWRLKTLSGHAWPAAEVSLLTTRPDGLAQQFRFVDRCDYLESLDDIPEPHEFTARLSLGHADHSHDYDLEFREQSHRHEHDHSELEGLELSLEGYQDAHERAHANDIRKRFSNRNVTTGQIILFGLTGGLIPCPAAITVLLLCLQVKEVTLGAVLVLCFSIGLAITLVTVGAAAAIGARQASNRWPWLGAVARRAPYLSSLLIIGVGVYVGFHGWIGLNA, encoded by the coding sequence ATGTCGAGTTTCGCCGAATTGCTGCAACAGGGGGGCTCGCAGGCCTGGCTGTACTTCCCCAGCGCCATTCTGCTGGGTGCTTTGCACGGCTTGGAGCCTGGGCACTCGAAGACCATGATGGCGGCGTTTATCGTGGCCATTCGTGGCACGGTGAAGCAGGCCATTCTGCTAGGCCTTGCCGCAACGCTTTCGCACACCGCCGTAGTCTGGCTGGTGGCCATGGGCGGCATGTACCTGGGGCAGAATTTGGATGCCGAAACTACCGAGCCTTATTTCCAGCTAGCGTCCGCCGTAATCATTATCACCATCGCCCTGTGGATGCTCTGGCGCACCTGGCGTGGCGAGCAGATGTGGCGCTTCGAGGAAGGTGATGAGCATCAACACGACCATCACCACCACGATGAAACGCAGCGTATCGACACAGGGCACGGGCGTATCGAGCTGTCGATCTTCGAAGAAGGCGCCCCTCCGCGCTGGCGGCTGAAGACCTTGAGTGGTCATGCCTGGCCGGCTGCTGAAGTAAGCTTGCTGACGACTCGCCCCGATGGCCTGGCCCAGCAGTTTCGCTTCGTCGACCGGTGTGACTACCTAGAGTCACTGGACGATATTCCCGAGCCCCATGAGTTCACTGCGCGCCTGAGCCTCGGCCATGCTGATCACTCCCACGACTATGACCTGGAGTTCCGCGAGCAAAGCCACCGTCATGAGCATGATCATTCCGAGCTGGAGGGGCTAGAGCTGTCGCTGGAGGGCTACCAGGATGCCCATGAGCGAGCGCATGCCAACGACATCCGTAAACGCTTCAGCAATCGCAATGTCACCACCGGCCAGATCATCCTGTTCGGTCTGACTGGCGGACTGATTCCCTGCCCGGCAGCGATCACCGTGCTGCTGCTCTGCCTGCAAGTGAAAGAAGTCACCCTGGGTGCCGTCCTGGTGCTGTGTTTCAGCATCGGTCTGGCTATAACTCTGGTTACCGTTGGTGCAGCCGCTGCTATCGGCGCACGCCAGGCATCCAATCGTTGGCCCTGGCTGGGTGCTGTGGCCCGTCGCGCTCCTTACCTGTCCAGCCTACTGATCATTGGTGTGGGGGTTTACGTCGGCTTCCACGGCTGGATCGGCCTGAACGCCTAG
- a CDS encoding YqaA family protein: protein MWELSGYFGLFLAAFGAATLLPMQSEAVLVGLLLTDRYAVWALLAVATTGNVLGSVLNWLLGRSIERYRHKRWFPVSEGKLEKAQQAYHRFGRWSLLLSWVPIIGDPLTVVAGVMREPFWSFLLIVMLAKTTRYLALAAMTLGWFG, encoded by the coding sequence ATGTGGGAGTTATCCGGTTATTTCGGCCTGTTCCTCGCTGCCTTCGGTGCTGCCACGTTGCTACCCATGCAGTCGGAGGCGGTGCTGGTCGGGTTGCTGCTGACTGACCGCTATGCGGTCTGGGCGCTGCTGGCGGTCGCCACCACGGGTAATGTACTGGGCTCGGTACTGAACTGGCTGCTGGGTCGCTCTATCGAGCGCTACAGACACAAGCGCTGGTTTCCCGTCAGCGAGGGCAAACTGGAAAAGGCTCAGCAGGCTTATCACCGCTTCGGTCGCTGGTCACTGCTGCTCAGTTGGGTGCCGATCATTGGTGATCCACTCACAGTCGTCGCGGGTGTCATGCGAGAACCCTTCTGGAGCTTTCTGTTGATCGTGATGCTGGCTAAGACCACTCGCTATCTGGCACTAGCTGCCATGACGCTTGGGTGGTTTGGGTGA
- a CDS encoding TraX family protein, with protein MVWVSLQKRDTNLDLIKWLAMLTMLLDHLRYIWPDNGWLFIVGRLAFPMFCLGIAANVARSQTGELYSDNNVRYMCWMTAFAVISELPYRLLSNDSSTLNVMPSLLLGLLITWGAHHRGRDGLILALAGVTVAVLMQERLMYGVFGALLPAALLLAIQRPGLVWLLPAALCVLANSRNRWLAEWELQPYTLLIVITAFVAPLLGLWLLRRLRQFRVWPVKRWGYWFYPGHLAVLHMIRSLG; from the coding sequence GTGGTTTGGGTGAGCCTGCAGAAGCGCGACACCAACCTGGATCTGATCAAGTGGCTGGCGATGCTGACCATGCTGCTGGATCACCTGCGCTACATCTGGCCTGACAACGGATGGTTGTTCATCGTTGGGCGCTTAGCCTTTCCAATGTTCTGCCTGGGGATCGCCGCCAATGTCGCGCGCTCGCAAACAGGTGAGCTGTATTCCGATAACAACGTTCGCTACATGTGCTGGATGACTGCGTTTGCAGTGATCTCGGAGTTGCCCTATCGCCTGCTTTCTAACGACAGCAGCACGCTCAACGTTATGCCTTCGCTGCTGTTGGGCCTGCTTATCACCTGGGGAGCACATCACCGTGGTCGCGACGGTTTGATCCTGGCTCTGGCCGGCGTGACTGTCGCGGTGCTGATGCAAGAGCGCCTGATGTACGGCGTTTTCGGCGCACTGCTGCCGGCAGCGTTGCTGCTGGCCATTCAGCGCCCAGGGCTTGTGTGGCTATTGCCTGCCGCACTGTGCGTACTGGCCAATAGTCGCAACCGCTGGCTCGCCGAGTGGGAATTGCAGCCCTATACCTTGCTGATCGTGATCACTGCGTTTGTCGCACCCTTGCTTGGGTTGTGGCTGCTGCGCCGACTGCGCCAGTTCAGGGTCTGGCCGGTCAAGCGCTGGGGTTATTGGTTCTACCCCGGGCATCTGGCCGTACTACACATGATCCGCTCGCTCGGCTAG
- a CDS encoding rhodanese-like domain-containing protein codes for MSRISICELAEWQAADRAFTLLDVRRTSVRLADAEEIPDAHWRDPEAVFTWKDQVSRDRPVIVYCAKGHEISQGIAATLEAMGLDARFLIDGFAGWYGAGRPTRSISR; via the coding sequence ATGAGCAGAATCTCGATATGCGAACTGGCGGAATGGCAGGCAGCAGATCGGGCGTTCACTTTGCTGGATGTGCGCCGTACGAGCGTGCGGCTTGCCGATGCCGAAGAAATTCCCGACGCACACTGGCGTGATCCCGAGGCTGTCTTCACCTGGAAAGATCAGGTTTCACGGGACAGGCCAGTGATTGTCTATTGCGCCAAGGGGCATGAAATCAGCCAGGGCATCGCCGCCACATTGGAGGCCATGGGCCTGGATGCTCGCTTCTTGATCGATGGCTTTGCTGGCTGGTACGGCGCTGGCCGGCCCACCCGTAGCATATCGAGGTAG
- the chrA gene encoding chromate efflux transporter, whose translation MNETTLPPVEQDLPRAEPVSLFQAFLFWLKLGFISFGGPAGQISIMHQELVERRRWISERRFLHALNYCMLLPGPEAQQLATYIGWLMHRTWGGVIAGVLFVLPSLFILIALSWVYIAFGDVPVVAGLFYGIKPAVTAIVVQAAHRIGSRALKNNWLWAIAAASFVAIFALNLPFPLIVLVAAVIGYFGGRFVPEKFSIGGGHGAAKQSYGPALIDDETPTPEHARFRWPRLLLLAAIGATLWALPMGLLTALFGWEGTLTQMGWFFTKAALLTFGGAYAVLPYVYQGAVGHYGWLTPTQMIDGLALGETTPGPLIMVVAFVGFVGGYVQQVFGADQAFLAGVVAASLVTWFTFLPSFLFILAGGPLVESTHNELKFTAPLTAITAAVVGVILNLALFFGYHVLWPQGFEGAFDWPSALIALAAAVALFHFKRGVIQVLMACALAGLVVHLLQN comes from the coding sequence ATGAATGAAACCACACTGCCGCCTGTAGAGCAGGATCTGCCACGTGCCGAGCCTGTCAGTTTGTTCCAGGCTTTTCTGTTCTGGCTCAAGCTCGGTTTCATCAGTTTCGGCGGCCCAGCCGGACAGATCTCGATCATGCACCAGGAGCTGGTGGAGCGTCGGCGCTGGATCTCTGAGCGGCGTTTTCTGCATGCGCTGAACTACTGCATGCTGCTGCCCGGCCCGGAGGCCCAGCAACTGGCCACCTATATCGGCTGGCTGATGCACCGCACCTGGGGTGGTGTGATTGCCGGGGTGCTGTTTGTGCTGCCCTCGCTGTTTATCCTGATCGCGCTGTCGTGGGTCTATATCGCTTTCGGTGATGTGCCGGTGGTGGCCGGACTGTTCTATGGGATCAAGCCCGCCGTGACCGCCATCGTGGTGCAGGCCGCTCATCGCATCGGCTCCCGTGCCCTGAAGAACAACTGGCTGTGGGCGATAGCTGCCGCCTCGTTTGTGGCGATATTCGCCCTCAACCTGCCGTTCCCGCTGATCGTGCTGGTCGCCGCAGTGATCGGTTATTTCGGTGGGCGTTTCGTCCCAGAGAAGTTCAGCATCGGCGGTGGTCATGGCGCGGCCAAGCAGTCTTACGGCCCAGCGCTGATTGATGATGAAACCCCGACACCGGAACATGCGCGCTTCCGCTGGCCACGACTGCTCTTGCTGGCAGCGATAGGTGCAACGCTGTGGGCGTTGCCCATGGGGCTGTTGACCGCTCTATTCGGCTGGGAAGGCACGCTGACGCAGATGGGCTGGTTCTTCACCAAGGCCGCACTGCTGACCTTCGGCGGTGCCTATGCGGTACTACCCTATGTCTACCAGGGTGCAGTCGGCCACTACGGCTGGCTGACCCCGACACAGATGATCGACGGTCTGGCTCTGGGTGAAACTACGCCAGGGCCACTGATCATGGTGGTGGCCTTCGTCGGTTTTGTCGGTGGCTACGTGCAGCAGGTATTCGGTGCCGATCAGGCCTTCTTGGCCGGTGTCGTGGCCGCCAGCCTGGTCACCTGGTTCACCTTCCTGCCGTCCTTCCTGTTCATTCTTGCGGGCGGCCCGCTGGTGGAATCGACCCACAACGAACTGAAGTTCACCGCGCCGCTGACGGCCATCACCGCCGCCGTGGTCGGGGTAATCCTCAATCTGGCGCTGTTCTTTGGTTATCACGTGCTCTGGCCGCAAGGCTTCGAGGGGGCTTTCGACTGGCCTTCGGCGCTAATTGCCCTGGCGGCAGCGGTAGCCTTGTTTCACTTTAAACGCGGTGTCATCCAAGTGCTGATGGCCTGTGCTTTGGCCGGACTGGTGGTACACCTGCTGCAAAACTGA
- a CDS encoding chromate resistance protein ChrB domain-containing protein: MNSWLSLIIALPTANATERMRAWRALKSSGAAVLRDGVYLLPDTPACREALEAVERDVLGSNGTAFLLPINDPQGERFIELFDRSEDYAKLRVEIEACQAQLTSDNALTSTKQVRKLRKAFAQLAAIDFFPAAARKQTDTALKTLETAISRALSRDEPSSQDQPIEQLDRRDYQGRLWATRKRPWVDRLASAWLIRRCIDPRARILWLDTPNDCPADALGFDFDGATFSHVGSRVTFETLQASFALVEPGLSRIAALVHYLDVGGVQPAEAVGIERVLAGLRETILNDDQLLTAACAIFDGLLAAFVKEETPDE; this comes from the coding sequence ATGAATAGTTGGCTATCTCTGATCATCGCCTTGCCGACCGCTAACGCCACAGAGCGGATGCGTGCCTGGCGTGCCCTCAAGAGCAGTGGCGCAGCGGTACTGCGCGATGGTGTCTATTTGCTGCCTGATACTCCCGCCTGCCGGGAAGCGTTGGAAGCTGTTGAGCGCGACGTGCTGGGTAGCAATGGCACGGCCTTTCTGTTGCCCATCAATGATCCGCAAGGCGAGCGCTTTATCGAGTTGTTCGACCGTAGCGAGGACTACGCCAAGCTGCGCGTCGAGATCGAGGCGTGCCAGGCTCAACTGACTTCGGATAACGCCCTCACTAGCACCAAGCAGGTACGCAAGCTGCGCAAGGCATTTGCGCAGCTTGCGGCCATCGACTTCTTCCCTGCGGCAGCGCGGAAACAGACCGACACGGCCCTCAAAACACTTGAAACGGCCATCAGTCGGGCACTTTCGCGGGATGAGCCGAGCAGTCAGGATCAGCCTATCGAACAGCTGGATCGCCGCGACTACCAGGGCCGCCTCTGGGCTACGCGCAAGCGGCCCTGGGTCGACCGCCTGGCCAGTGCCTGGCTGATTCGGCGCTGCATCGATCCGAGAGCCCGCATTCTCTGGTTGGACACACCGAATGATTGCCCTGCTGACGCGCTGGGCTTCGATTTCGACGGTGCGACCTTTAGCCATGTCGGCAGTCGCGTCACCTTCGAAACCCTGCAAGCCAGCTTTGCACTGGTCGAGCCAGGCCTAAGCCGCATCGCGGCTCTGGTGCATTACCTGGATGTCGGTGGCGTTCAACCCGCTGAGGCTGTTGGCATCGAGCGTGTATTGGCCGGGCTGCGCGAAACCATCCTCAATGACGACCAGTTGCTAACGGCTGCTTGCGCCATCTTCGATGGGTTGCTGGCGGCATTTGTGAAAGAAGAGACCCCTGATGAATGA
- a CDS encoding type II toxin-antitoxin system HigA family antitoxin, translating into MTELIKQACEHWRYVAPLLSKPTNEDDYDALVEALDELLGLVGHDENHPLASLASRVGDMIEAYDELRRPLPKAGGAEVLRYLMREHGLRQGDLPEIATQSVISEVLAGKRQLNVRHIRALSDRFGVPVDAFL; encoded by the coding sequence ATGACTGAACTGATCAAGCAGGCCTGCGAGCACTGGCGTTACGTAGCCCCGTTGCTGAGCAAGCCAACGAACGAGGACGACTATGATGCTCTGGTCGAGGCCTTGGATGAGTTGCTGGGCTTGGTGGGCCATGATGAGAATCACCCTTTGGCTAGTCTTGCATCACGTGTCGGGGACATGATTGAAGCCTACGACGAGCTTCGTCGGCCGTTGCCGAAAGCAGGCGGGGCAGAGGTGCTGCGTTACCTGATGAGGGAGCATGGCCTGCGTCAGGGGGATCTACCAGAGATCGCTACCCAGTCAGTCATTTCCGAGGTGCTTGCTGGTAAACGCCAATTGAACGTGCGCCACATTCGTGCACTTTCGGATCGTTTCGGTGTTCCTGTGGATGCCTTTTTGTAA
- a CDS encoding histone-like nucleoid-structuring protein, MvaT/MvaU family, whose protein sequence is MAEQQKRLEALESDGKLQKEIEFETKLRNLLAEYGYSLRNVIAVLDPMAGKSAEAPVKGARRERTLKRYKNPETGEVVETKGGNHKVLKAWKAEYGADKVESWLQ, encoded by the coding sequence ATCGCGGAGCAGCAGAAGCGCCTGGAAGCTCTCGAAAGCGACGGGAAGCTGCAAAAAGAAATTGAGTTTGAAACCAAGCTGCGCAATCTCTTGGCAGAATACGGCTACTCCCTGCGTAATGTAATCGCCGTGCTTGATCCGATGGCAGGGAAAAGTGCCGAAGCGCCTGTGAAAGGCGCACGTCGTGAGCGCACTTTGAAACGCTACAAGAACCCGGAAACCGGCGAGGTTGTCGAGACCAAGGGAGGCAACCATAAGGTGCTGAAGGCTTGGAAAGCTGAGTACGGTGCCGACAAGGTCGAAAGCTGGCTGCAATAA